One Obesumbacterium proteus DNA window includes the following coding sequences:
- the yicI gene encoding alpha-xylosidase → MKISDGNWLIHEGLNLIHPLYVFEVEQHAREMVIYAAPREASARSAQLDTPLFTLRFFSPQEGIIGVRIAHFTGRIERGPQHPLHHSTEHPLRMENTEDYAALHSGDLCVRVTKGENWALDFLRNGERITGSVAKSNGYIQNAKDGKTYLYERLDLGVGETVYGLGERFTAFVKNGQNVETWNRDGGTSTEQAYKNIPFYLTNRGYGVLVNHPECVSFEVGSEKVSKVQFSVEGEHLEYLVFDGPTPKQVLDRYTRLTGRPALPPAWSFGLWLTTSFTTNYDEKTVNRFIDGMAERNLPLHVFHFDCFWMKAFQWCDFEWDPETFPDPAGMLKRLKARGLKICVWINPYIGQKSPLFKQGMEKGYLLKRPNGDVWQWDKWQPGQGIVDFTNPAACDWYAGHLKRLIHMGVDCFKTDFGERIPTDVVWHDGSCPQKMHNHYAFIYNKLVYEVLQQELGKDEAVLFARSASVGAQQFPVHWGGDCYATYESMAESLRGGLSLGLSGFGFWSHDIGGFENTAPAHVYKRWCAFSLLSSHSRLHGSKSYRVPWAYDDEACDVVRFFTEWKCRLMPYLYAASAQAAKTGTPVMRAMMLEFPEDPGCDYLDRQYMLGDSLLVAPVFSENGDVSVYLPAGRWTHLYTNQEATGGWHREQHGFNSLPLYVRPNSLIAIGNNSQKPDYDYADGTCFHLFALEENTQAKAVIPATDGEAQFTLCVQRKGNQLLVSRSGNAQRWSLCLRNIHRAITQESSTVDAGEMGVTITPADGVNSLTITLK, encoded by the coding sequence ATGAAAATCAGTGACGGCAATTGGCTCATCCATGAAGGACTCAACCTCATCCACCCGTTATACGTGTTTGAAGTCGAGCAGCACGCCCGTGAAATGGTCATTTACGCCGCTCCACGTGAAGCCAGCGCTCGCTCAGCGCAGCTGGATACCCCGCTGTTTACGCTACGCTTTTTCTCTCCGCAAGAGGGCATCATTGGAGTACGCATTGCGCACTTTACCGGACGAATAGAGCGTGGGCCGCAACATCCTTTACATCACTCCACCGAACACCCCCTGCGGATGGAAAATACCGAAGATTACGCCGCTCTGCACAGTGGCGATTTATGCGTTCGGGTAACCAAAGGGGAAAACTGGGCACTCGATTTCCTGCGTAACGGCGAACGCATCACCGGCAGCGTGGCTAAATCCAACGGCTATATTCAAAATGCCAAAGATGGCAAAACCTATCTCTATGAACGCCTCGATCTCGGCGTGGGAGAAACCGTGTATGGCCTTGGCGAGCGCTTTACTGCTTTCGTCAAAAACGGGCAAAACGTAGAAACATGGAACCGCGACGGCGGCACCAGCACCGAACAGGCCTATAAAAATATTCCGTTCTATCTGACCAATCGCGGCTATGGCGTATTGGTAAATCATCCCGAATGTGTCTCGTTTGAAGTGGGTTCGGAAAAAGTCTCCAAAGTGCAATTCAGCGTTGAAGGAGAGCATCTGGAATATTTGGTCTTTGACGGTCCAACGCCCAAACAGGTTCTAGACCGCTACACTCGCCTTACCGGACGCCCTGCGCTGCCGCCAGCATGGTCATTTGGCCTTTGGCTTACCACCTCATTTACCACCAACTACGACGAAAAAACCGTTAACCGCTTTATCGACGGCATGGCCGAACGCAACCTGCCGCTGCACGTATTCCATTTTGACTGCTTCTGGATGAAGGCATTTCAGTGGTGCGATTTCGAATGGGACCCTGAAACCTTCCCCGATCCGGCAGGTATGCTCAAACGTTTGAAAGCACGCGGGCTAAAAATATGCGTATGGATTAACCCTTACATCGGGCAAAAATCACCGCTGTTTAAACAGGGAATGGAGAAGGGATATCTGCTCAAACGCCCAAACGGTGACGTGTGGCAATGGGATAAATGGCAACCGGGACAGGGCATCGTTGATTTCACCAATCCTGCGGCCTGCGACTGGTATGCAGGGCATCTCAAACGCTTAATCCATATGGGCGTTGACTGCTTTAAAACCGATTTTGGCGAGCGAATTCCAACCGACGTGGTATGGCACGACGGCTCATGTCCACAAAAAATGCATAACCATTACGCCTTTATTTACAACAAGTTGGTGTATGAAGTTTTACAGCAGGAGTTGGGTAAAGACGAAGCGGTGCTGTTTGCCCGCTCGGCGTCGGTCGGCGCGCAGCAGTTTCCGGTTCACTGGGGCGGCGATTGCTACGCCACCTATGAATCAATGGCGGAAAGCCTACGCGGTGGACTATCTCTTGGATTGTCTGGCTTTGGCTTCTGGAGTCACGACATCGGTGGGTTTGAAAATACGGCACCGGCACACGTCTATAAACGTTGGTGCGCCTTTAGCCTACTCTCCAGCCATAGTCGCCTGCACGGTAGTAAATCCTACCGCGTACCGTGGGCGTATGACGATGAAGCCTGCGACGTGGTACGTTTTTTCACCGAGTGGAAATGCCGCCTGATGCCGTACCTCTACGCCGCCTCTGCTCAGGCAGCCAAAACAGGTACGCCGGTGATGCGCGCTATGATGCTGGAATTTCCAGAAGATCCGGGCTGCGATTATCTGGATCGCCAATACATGTTGGGGGATTCCCTACTGGTCGCGCCGGTATTTAGCGAGAACGGTGACGTTAGCGTCTATTTGCCCGCGGGCCGCTGGACACACCTCTATACCAACCAAGAAGCCACCGGTGGCTGGCACCGAGAACAGCATGGGTTCAACAGTCTACCGTTGTATGTGCGCCCTAACAGCCTGATCGCTATCGGTAATAACAGCCAAAAACCTGATTATGACTACGCCGATGGCACCTGTTTCCATCTGTTTGCCTTAGAGGAAAATACTCAAGCGAAGGCCGTCATTCCGGCCACCGATGGTGAAGCTCAATTTACGCTTTGCGTGCAACGTAAAGGTAATCAGCTGCTTGTTTCGAGATCAGGAAACGCTCAACGCTGGAGCCTATGCTTACGCAATATTCATCGAGCGATAACACAGGAAAGCAGCACAGTAGATGCGGGGGAAATGGGCGTTACCATCACGCCAGCAGACGGGGTTAATAGCCTGACGATCACGCTCAAATAA
- a CDS encoding glycoside-pentoside-hexuronide family transporter, protein MSSHILSKREKIGYGLGDAASHIIFDNVMFYMMFFYTDIFGIPAGFVGTMFLLARALDAISDPIMGLVADRTRTRWGKFRPYVLFAAIPFGIVCIFAYSTPELSLTGKMIYAAITYTLLTLMYTVVNIPYCALGGVITADPTQRISLQSYRFVLATAGGMLSTVLMMPLVNFIGKGDQAFGFKGGIAVLALVAVIMLAICFATTKERISDEGTTQGSMREDLRDIIRNDQWRIVGLLTILNILAVSVRGGAMMYYVTYILGNPLVFTWFLTTYCVGNLLGSAAAKPLTDWKCKVSVFWWTNALLAILSIAMFFVPIGANITMFIFIFVIGVLHQLVTPIQWVMMSDTVDYGEWKGGKRLTGISFAGTLFVLKLGLALGGALIGWMLAGAGYQSGAATQNSATIMSIIALFTLVPAACYFLSALIAARLYTLRTPFINRILKELADGVRRNEHAFTQDMKTAEDLSHENQ, encoded by the coding sequence ATGAGCAGCCACATTCTGTCAAAGCGAGAAAAAATCGGCTATGGCCTCGGCGATGCCGCAAGCCATATCATTTTTGACAACGTCATGTTCTACATGATGTTTTTTTACACGGATATTTTTGGCATTCCCGCTGGCTTCGTCGGCACGATGTTCCTGCTAGCGCGTGCGCTCGATGCGATTTCCGACCCTATCATGGGTTTAGTCGCTGACCGAACCCGCACCCGCTGGGGTAAGTTTCGGCCTTATGTGCTGTTTGCAGCTATTCCCTTTGGCATCGTCTGCATATTTGCCTACAGCACGCCGGAGCTCAGTCTAACCGGTAAAATGATTTACGCCGCCATCACATACACTCTGCTGACGCTGATGTATACCGTCGTCAACATTCCGTACTGCGCGCTGGGCGGCGTGATTACCGCCGATCCAACTCAACGAATTTCTCTACAGTCCTACCGCTTCGTGCTGGCCACCGCGGGCGGTATGTTAAGCACCGTGCTCATGATGCCGCTGGTCAATTTTATTGGTAAAGGCGATCAGGCCTTCGGCTTTAAAGGCGGTATTGCTGTACTCGCCTTAGTGGCCGTTATCATGCTGGCGATCTGCTTCGCCACCACCAAAGAACGTATCAGCGATGAAGGCACAACGCAGGGCAGCATGCGTGAGGATCTACGCGATATCATTCGCAACGACCAATGGCGCATCGTTGGCCTGCTCACCATTTTGAATATTTTGGCCGTCTCGGTCCGCGGCGGCGCCATGATGTACTACGTCACCTATATTCTCGGCAACCCGCTGGTGTTTACTTGGTTCCTCACCACCTATTGCGTAGGCAATTTGTTAGGCAGCGCAGCAGCCAAACCGCTAACCGACTGGAAATGCAAAGTCAGCGTCTTCTGGTGGACCAATGCCCTCCTCGCCATACTCAGCATAGCGATGTTCTTTGTGCCCATTGGCGCCAATATCACTATGTTTATCTTCATCTTTGTTATCGGTGTTCTGCATCAGCTCGTCACTCCAATTCAGTGGGTGATGATGTCTGATACCGTTGATTACGGCGAATGGAAAGGCGGCAAACGCCTCACTGGGATTAGCTTTGCTGGCACGCTGTTCGTCTTAAAACTCGGGCTCGCCCTCGGCGGCGCGCTGATTGGCTGGATGCTGGCAGGAGCGGGATATCAATCGGGTGCCGCCACGCAAAACAGCGCCACAATAATGAGCATTATCGCCCTGTTCACGCTGGTTCCCGCCGCTTGCTATTTCCTGAGCGCGCTTATCGCCGCTCGCCTGTATACCCTGCGTACACCGTTCATTAACCGCATCCTCAAAGAGCTGGCCGATGGCGTGCGCCGCAACGAACACGCATTTACTCAAGATATGAAAACAGCAGAGGATTTAAGTCATGAAAATCAGTGA
- a CDS encoding DJ-1/PfpI family protein — protein MSKKVAVLLAKGFEEAEAIMTIDVLRRLDIHVTTLACQDMLELTSYHNIRMFADVLLERSMDETFDAVVIPGGPEGTVNLAANPLVVEFIRRHDAAGKWICPICSAAARVLGGNNLLNGRRYTCSGDLHQDVKDGIYVDEKIVEDGNLLSGKGLGVAFDFAFHLGWKLTGDASNVDFQVDHIYYDYWRTNA, from the coding sequence ATGTCTAAGAAAGTCGCTGTACTACTGGCGAAAGGATTTGAAGAAGCGGAAGCGATCATGACCATCGACGTTCTGCGTCGTCTGGACATCCACGTGACCACTTTGGCCTGTCAGGATATGTTGGAGCTCACCAGCTATCACAACATTCGCATGTTTGCCGATGTGCTTCTCGAACGCAGCATGGATGAAACCTTTGATGCCGTCGTTATTCCTGGCGGGCCAGAAGGAACCGTCAATCTAGCCGCCAATCCACTGGTTGTTGAATTCATCCGTCGCCACGACGCCGCAGGAAAATGGATTTGCCCTATCTGCTCTGCCGCCGCACGCGTTTTGGGAGGGAATAATCTTCTCAATGGCCGCCGCTATACTTGCTCAGGCGATCTGCATCAGGATGTTAAAGACGGCATCTACGTGGACGAAAAGATCGTCGAAGATGGCAATTTGCTCAGTGGGAAAGGCCTTGGCGTTGCTTTCGATTTTGCTTTCCACCTCGGCTGGAAACTCACCGGTGACGCAAGCAATGTTGATTTTCAGGTAGACCATATCTATTACGACTACTGGCGTACAAACGCCTAA
- a CDS encoding SMP-30/gluconolactonase/LRE family protein: MHKLEPLFDYQGVLPECPTWDAQTQTLYWTDILQKEIHSYQPTTGQHQKLNFSEEIGCFALREQGGFIVAMRSGIYLTDSHGVVTNKVCDNPNNPALARFNDGGTDQQGRFYAGTYWAPRDYNGALLCRIDAELKATVLQCDILGANGLAFSADNRWMYTSDTPNHVIYRTPLDEQGNPGLREVWKTFPRGNGRPDGAAMDSEGCYWSALFDGYRIARFSPSGELLEEHRLPVRCPTMVCFGGADMKTLFVTTTRENMTEEEIGERPLSGALFTLKTEVAGLSKPRFKENTASEL, translated from the coding sequence ATGCACAAGCTGGAACCGTTATTTGATTATCAGGGTGTTTTGCCCGAATGCCCGACGTGGGACGCGCAAACACAAACGCTTTATTGGACTGATATTCTGCAAAAAGAGATCCATAGCTATCAGCCAACAACAGGCCAGCATCAGAAACTTAATTTTTCTGAGGAAATAGGTTGTTTTGCGCTGCGTGAGCAAGGCGGATTTATTGTTGCGATGCGTTCGGGAATTTATCTTACTGATAGCCACGGCGTAGTGACGAACAAAGTATGTGATAACCCGAATAACCCAGCATTGGCGCGTTTTAACGACGGCGGCACCGATCAGCAAGGTCGTTTTTATGCCGGGACCTATTGGGCGCCGCGTGATTACAACGGCGCTTTGCTTTGTCGTATAGATGCCGAGCTGAAAGCAACGGTTCTGCAATGTGACATTCTCGGCGCTAACGGCTTGGCGTTTTCTGCTGATAACCGTTGGATGTATACCAGCGATACGCCTAACCACGTGATTTACCGTACTCCATTGGATGAGCAGGGCAATCCGGGGTTGCGTGAAGTGTGGAAGACTTTTCCTCGCGGCAATGGGCGACCTGACGGAGCGGCCATGGATAGCGAAGGCTGCTACTGGAGTGCGCTGTTTGATGGCTATCGTATCGCCCGCTTTTCTCCTAGCGGCGAGTTGCTTGAAGAGCACAGGTTGCCGGTTCGCTGTCCGACAATGGTCTGCTTCGGTGGCGCTGACATGAAAACGCTGTTTGTGACCACAACGCGTGAAAACATGACTGAAGAAGAGATCGGTGAACGTCCTCTTTCCGGTGCGCTTTTCACCCTAAAGACCGAAGTTGCAGGCCTAAGCAAGCCGAGATTTAAAGAGAACACTGCCTCTGAGCTTTGA
- a CDS encoding PTS sugar transporter subunit IIB, with translation MEKKVIYLFCSAGMSTSLLVSKMKVQAEKYEVPVIIEAFPETLAGEKGGVADLVLLGPQIAYMQPEIQKLLPGKPVEVIDSVMYGKIDGLGVLKAAVAAIKKAAASQ, from the coding sequence ATGGAAAAGAAAGTCATCTATTTATTTTGTTCCGCCGGAATGTCCACCTCTCTGCTGGTTTCTAAAATGAAGGTACAAGCAGAGAAATATGAAGTGCCGGTCATTATCGAAGCATTCCCTGAAACACTGGCTGGTGAGAAGGGCGGCGTGGCGGATCTGGTTCTGCTCGGTCCACAAATTGCTTACATGCAGCCAGAGATCCAAAAGTTATTACCGGGCAAGCCCGTTGAAGTGATTGATTCTGTCATGTACGGCAAAATCGATGGGTTAGGTGTTTTGAAAGCTGCGGTTGCAGCGATCAAGAAAGCAGCAGCAAGTCAGTAA
- the chbC gene encoding PTS N,N'-diacetylchitobiose transporter subunit IIC, whose amino-acid sequence MSKTIDSLEKILLPFAVKIGKQPHINAIKNGFIKLMPLTLAGAMFVLINNVFLSFGDGSFFYSLGIRLDASTIETLNGLKVIGGNVYNGTLGIMSLMAPFFIGMALAEERKVDSLSAGLLSVAAFMTVTPYSVGEAYAVGANWLGGSNIISGMIIGLVVAEMFAFIIRRNWVITLPDSVPSSVSRSFSALIPGFIILSIFGIISWLLGLYGNNFHQIIMDSISKPLASMGSVVGWAYVIFNSLLWFFGVHGSLALTALDNGIMTPWALENIDLYKQYGSVEAAIAAGKTFHFWAKPMLDSYILLGGSGATLGLIIAIFIGSRRADHRQVAKLALPSGIFQINEPILFGLPIIMNPVMFIPFVLIQPILAAITLAAYSMGIIPPVTNLAPWTMPTGLGAFFNSNGSIAALLVALFNLGVSTLVYMPFVILSNKAQAIIEEEESEEDIANALKF is encoded by the coding sequence ATGAGTAAAACCATTGATTCACTTGAAAAGATACTTCTTCCTTTTGCCGTCAAAATAGGTAAACAACCCCACATTAACGCCATTAAAAATGGCTTTATTAAGTTAATGCCGTTGACCCTTGCGGGGGCCATGTTTGTTTTAATTAATAACGTATTTCTAAGCTTTGGTGATGGTTCATTCTTTTATTCCCTCGGCATTCGTTTAGATGCTTCAACTATTGAAACGCTTAACGGATTAAAAGTTATTGGCGGCAACGTTTATAACGGTACGCTGGGGATAATGTCACTGATGGCGCCCTTCTTTATTGGGATGGCATTAGCCGAAGAGCGGAAAGTCGATTCGCTTTCAGCGGGTTTATTATCCGTTGCGGCGTTTATGACCGTAACACCGTACAGCGTGGGTGAAGCCTATGCGGTAGGCGCGAACTGGCTGGGTGGCTCGAATATTATTTCCGGTATGATTATCGGATTGGTAGTTGCCGAAATGTTTGCGTTTATTATTCGCAGAAATTGGGTTATTACCTTGCCAGATAGCGTGCCTTCTTCTGTTTCTCGCTCATTCTCTGCATTAATTCCAGGCTTTATTATCCTGTCTATCTTCGGGATTATTTCTTGGCTGCTGGGATTATATGGCAACAACTTCCACCAAATTATTATGGATTCCATCTCCAAGCCTCTGGCGTCGATGGGCAGCGTGGTGGGCTGGGCTTACGTTATTTTCAACTCCCTGTTGTGGTTCTTTGGTGTGCACGGTTCTTTGGCGTTGACGGCGTTAGACAACGGTATTATGACGCCTTGGGCACTGGAAAACATCGACCTGTACAAGCAATACGGTTCTGTTGAAGCGGCGATTGCAGCGGGCAAAACCTTCCACTTCTGGGCTAAACCGATGCTCGACTCCTATATCCTGTTAGGGGGTTCTGGGGCAACGTTGGGTCTGATTATTGCCATCTTCATCGGCTCACGCCGTGCAGATCACCGTCAAGTGGCTAAGCTGGCGCTGCCGTCAGGCATCTTCCAGATTAACGAACCGATCTTGTTTGGTTTGCCAATTATCATGAACCCAGTGATGTTTATTCCGTTCGTGCTGATTCAGCCGATTCTGGCAGCGATCACGCTGGCGGCGTACAGCATGGGCATCATTCCTCCGGTGACTAACCTTGCACCGTGGACCATGCCTACCGGACTGGGTGCATTCTTTAACAGTAACGGCAGCATCGCTGCGCTGTTAGTCGCATTGTTCAACTTGGGTGTCTCAACGCTGGTGTATATGCCTTTCGTTATCCTGTCTAACAAGGCGCAGGCGATAATTGAAGAAGAAGAAAGCGAAGAAGATATTGCGAACGCATTGAAATTCTAA
- the chbA gene encoding PTS N,N'-diacetylchitobiose transporter subunit IIA, with the protein MFDLENIVDTEEELQDLEEVVMGLIINSGQARSLAYGALKKAKEGDFEQAKELMNQSRLSLNEAHLVQTKLIEGDQGEGKTKVSLILVHAQDHLMTSMLARELIAELIEVHEKIK; encoded by the coding sequence ATGTTTGATTTAGAAAACATTGTTGATACCGAAGAGGAATTGCAGGATCTGGAAGAAGTGGTGATGGGGCTCATTATCAATTCTGGACAGGCTCGCAGCTTGGCCTATGGCGCACTGAAAAAGGCCAAAGAAGGTGACTTCGAACAGGCCAAAGAGTTGATGAATCAGTCTCGCTTATCGCTGAATGAAGCGCATCTGGTGCAAACCAAGCTGATTGAAGGCGATCAGGGCGAAGGGAAAACCAAAGTCAGCCTGATTTTAGTTCATGCGCAAGATCACTTGATGACATCGATGCTGGCTCGTGAACTGATTGCAGAACTGATTGAGGTTCATGAGAAAATAAAATAA
- the chbR gene encoding transcriptional regulator ChbR yields the protein MQPSVLSMEIKTARENQLFDGQNFHMFIYNKVESISGLHEHDYYEFTVVLTGRYYQNINGKKVLLERGDFVFIPLGSNHQSFYEFGATRILNVGISKAFFEQHYLFLLPNRFVASQVYQIKTEFLTYIESVISSLNFRNGEFNEFLEVVTFYIVNRLRHHRETEVIADVPDWLKNAVEKMHDKAMFGDKALANMVELSGKSQEYLTRATQRHYGKTPMQIINEIRIDFAKKQLEITNYSVADIAFDSGYSSPSMFIKNFKKLTSFTPKNYRKKLCSIN from the coding sequence ATGCAGCCATCGGTACTGAGCATGGAAATTAAGACTGCACGTGAAAATCAGCTTTTCGACGGTCAGAATTTTCACATGTTTATCTACAACAAAGTAGAGAGCATTTCAGGGCTGCATGAGCACGATTACTACGAGTTTACGGTGGTGCTGACCGGGCGATATTACCAAAATATCAATGGGAAAAAGGTGCTGTTAGAACGTGGTGACTTTGTCTTTATCCCATTAGGGTCTAACCACCAAAGCTTTTATGAGTTCGGCGCGACGAGAATATTAAACGTCGGGATTAGCAAAGCGTTTTTCGAGCAACATTATTTATTTTTGTTGCCTAATCGATTTGTGGCATCACAGGTTTATCAGATAAAAACCGAGTTCCTAACGTATATAGAGTCCGTTATTTCTTCACTTAATTTTAGGAATGGCGAATTTAATGAGTTTCTTGAAGTGGTGACGTTCTATATCGTAAATCGTTTACGTCATCATAGAGAAACCGAAGTTATCGCCGACGTGCCAGATTGGCTTAAGAACGCGGTAGAAAAAATGCATGACAAGGCGATGTTTGGTGATAAAGCCTTAGCCAATATGGTGGAGCTATCCGGAAAGTCGCAGGAGTATTTGACCCGAGCCACCCAGCGCCACTACGGAAAAACGCCAATGCAGATCATTAATGAGATACGCATTGATTTTGCTAAGAAGCAGCTGGAAATAACCAATTACTCGGTTGCGGATATTGCATTTGATTCCGGCTATAGCAGCCCAAGCATGTTTATTAAAAACTTTAAAAAGCTGACGTCGTTTACACCGAAGAATTATAGAAAGAAATTATGCAGCATTAACTAA
- a CDS encoding 6-phospho-beta-glucosidase — MSKKLKVVTIGGGSSYTPELLEGFIKRYNELPITELWLVDVEAGKEKQDIIFDLCQRMVERAGVPIVMHKTLDRREALVDADFVTTQLRVGQLKARELDERIPLSHGYLGQETNGAGGLFKGLRTIPVIFDIIKDVEEICPNAWVINFTNPAGMVTEAVFRHTKFKKFIGVCNIPVGMKMFIQDVLKLTPQDDLSIDLFGLNHMVFIKDVIVNGESRFEELLDGVASGTLTAGSVKNIFDLPFSEGLIRSLKLLPCSYLLYYFKQKEMLAIEMGEFYKGGARASVVQKVEKQLFDLYKNPELNVKPKELELRGGAYYSDAACEVISAIYNDKQTEQYVNFPHNGHIDNIPADWTVEMTCTIGRDGATPHPRLTHFDDKVLGLIHTIKGFEIAASAAAISGELNDVLLAMNLSPLIHSDKDAEVLAREMLLAHEALLPNFAKTIAALK; from the coding sequence ATGAGTAAAAAGCTGAAAGTCGTTACTATCGGTGGCGGAAGTAGTTATACCCCAGAATTACTTGAAGGTTTTATTAAACGTTACAATGAATTGCCGATTACCGAATTATGGCTGGTTGACGTTGAGGCTGGTAAAGAGAAGCAGGATATTATTTTTGACCTCTGCCAGCGTATGGTCGAGCGCGCCGGTGTGCCGATTGTCATGCATAAAACGCTGGATCGCCGTGAAGCATTGGTTGATGCCGATTTCGTTACCACGCAATTGCGTGTTGGCCAGTTGAAAGCGCGTGAATTGGATGAGCGTATTCCGCTAAGTCACGGCTATCTCGGCCAAGAAACCAATGGTGCAGGCGGTTTATTTAAAGGCCTGCGCACGATACCGGTTATTTTTGACATCATTAAAGATGTGGAAGAGATCTGCCCGAACGCTTGGGTGATTAACTTTACTAACCCAGCGGGTATGGTCACAGAAGCCGTGTTCCGTCATACCAAATTCAAGAAATTCATTGGTGTCTGTAACATCCCCGTTGGCATGAAAATGTTCATTCAGGATGTGCTGAAACTCACCCCGCAGGATGATTTATCGATCGACCTCTTTGGCCTGAACCATATGGTCTTTATCAAAGACGTCATCGTTAACGGAGAATCCCGCTTTGAAGAGCTGCTTGACGGCGTAGCCTCCGGTACGTTAACCGCCGGTTCGGTGAAAAATATCTTTGATTTGCCATTTAGCGAAGGCTTGATCCGTTCTCTCAAGCTGTTGCCGTGTTCTTATCTGCTGTACTACTTCAAGCAGAAAGAAATGCTGGCGATTGAAATGGGCGAATTCTACAAAGGCGGCGCGCGTGCAAGCGTGGTGCAAAAAGTCGAGAAGCAGCTTTTTGATCTGTATAAAAATCCGGAACTGAACGTAAAACCAAAAGAGCTGGAGCTGCGCGGTGGGGCTTATTACTCCGATGCGGCGTGCGAAGTGATCAGCGCGATTTACAACGACAAGCAGACCGAGCAATACGTTAACTTCCCGCACAATGGTCATATTGATAACATTCCGGCAGATTGGACCGTTGAAATGACCTGTACTATTGGACGCGATGGTGCCACGCCGCATCCGCGTTTGACGCACTTTGATGACAAAGTGTTAGGGTTGATTCATACCATCAAAGGCTTTGAAATTGCCGCCAGCGCTGCCGCAATAAGCGGTGAGCTGAATGATGTGCTGCTGGCGATGAACCTGAGCCCGCTGATTCATTCAGATAAAGATGCAGAGGTTCTAGCGCGTGAAATGCTGTTGGCACATGAAGCATTACTGCCTAACTTTGCAAAAACTATCGCGGCACTGAAATAA
- the chbG gene encoding chitin disaccharide deacetylase encodes MEKLLIVNADDFGLCKAQNYGIIEAFKNGVVTSTTALVNSESVEHAAALSAENPGLAVGMHFALTLGRPLSPMPNLARNGELGKWIWEMAEQGTLPLDEIEQELKCQFERFIDVFGRLPTHIDSHHHVHMFPQIFPIVAAFAKEKGVGLRIDRDEVRKGELELHGAQSTQGFDSRFYGESITEALFLSTLDSAIERGDSSLEIMCHPAFIDNTLLTSKYCYPRLAELDVLTSESLKKAIAERGFKLGSFQDLF; translated from the coding sequence ATGGAAAAATTATTGATAGTGAACGCCGATGATTTTGGGCTTTGTAAAGCGCAAAACTACGGCATTATTGAGGCGTTCAAAAACGGCGTAGTGACCTCTACCACGGCACTGGTTAACTCAGAAAGCGTCGAGCATGCAGCTGCTCTGAGCGCAGAGAATCCTGGGCTGGCGGTCGGAATGCATTTTGCTTTGACGCTAGGACGTCCGCTGTCGCCGATGCCAAATTTGGCGCGTAATGGTGAATTGGGCAAATGGATCTGGGAAATGGCAGAACAGGGAACTCTGCCGCTAGATGAAATTGAACAAGAGCTGAAGTGTCAATTCGAACGCTTTATTGACGTTTTTGGCAGGTTGCCGACGCATATCGATAGCCATCACCACGTGCATATGTTCCCGCAGATTTTCCCTATAGTGGCGGCTTTTGCGAAAGAAAAGGGTGTGGGTTTGCGCATCGACCGTGATGAAGTGCGCAAAGGCGAACTGGAATTGCACGGCGCGCAAAGCACTCAGGGCTTCGACAGCCGTTTTTATGGCGAATCTATTACCGAAGCACTGTTTCTGAGTACGCTCGATAGCGCCATAGAACGTGGCGATAGCTCTTTGGAGATTATGTGTCATCCGGCGTTTATTGATAACACGTTGCTGACCAGTAAATATTGCTACCCGCGCCTTGCCGAGCTGGATGTGTTGACATCGGAATCACTGAAAAAAGCGATTGCAGAACGCGGATTCAAATTGGGATCGTTTCAAGATTTATTCTAG